Proteins from a genomic interval of Leifsonia shinshuensis:
- a CDS encoding NADP-dependent isocitrate dehydrogenase, translated as MDKIKVDGTVVELDGDEMTRIIWKAIKDSLIHPYLDVNLEYYDLGIQKRDETDDQITIDAAHAIQKHGVGVKCATITPDEARVEEFGLKKMWKSPNGTIRNILGGVVFREPIIISNIPRLVPGWNKPIVIGRHAFGDQYRATDFTFDGPGTLTMSFQPADGGEAQSFEIYQAPGAGVAMGMYNQDASIRDFARASFNYGLDRQYPVYLSTKNTILKAYDGRFKDLFQEVFDTEYKEKFDAAGLTYEHRLIDDMVASSLKWEGGYVWACKNYDGDVQSDTVAQGFGSLGLMTSVLTTPDGSVVEAEAAHGTVTRHYRQYQQGKPTSTNPIASIFAWTRGLAHRGKLDGNQDLIDFTHTLEDVVVKTVEEGKMTKDLALLVGPEQKFLTTEEFLDAISENLKTRLA; from the coding sequence GTGGACAAGATCAAGGTTGATGGAACGGTCGTCGAGCTCGACGGCGACGAGATGACGCGCATCATCTGGAAGGCGATCAAGGACTCGCTCATCCACCCGTACCTCGACGTGAACCTCGAGTACTACGACCTCGGCATCCAGAAGCGCGACGAGACCGACGACCAGATCACGATCGACGCGGCCCACGCCATCCAGAAGCACGGCGTCGGCGTCAAGTGCGCCACCATCACCCCGGACGAGGCCCGCGTCGAGGAGTTCGGCCTCAAGAAGATGTGGAAGAGCCCGAACGGCACGATCCGCAACATCCTCGGCGGCGTCGTCTTCCGCGAGCCGATCATCATCTCCAACATCCCGCGGCTGGTCCCGGGCTGGAACAAGCCGATCGTCATCGGCCGTCACGCCTTCGGCGACCAGTACCGCGCCACCGACTTCACCTTCGACGGCCCCGGCACGCTGACCATGAGCTTCCAGCCGGCCGACGGCGGCGAGGCGCAGTCCTTCGAGATCTACCAGGCGCCGGGCGCCGGCGTCGCGATGGGCATGTACAACCAGGACGCGTCCATCCGCGACTTCGCCCGCGCCTCGTTCAACTACGGCCTCGACCGTCAGTACCCGGTCTACCTGTCGACCAAGAACACGATTCTCAAGGCCTACGACGGCCGGTTCAAGGACCTCTTCCAGGAGGTCTTCGACACCGAGTACAAGGAGAAGTTCGACGCGGCCGGCCTCACCTACGAGCACCGTCTGATCGACGACATGGTCGCCTCCAGCCTCAAGTGGGAGGGCGGCTACGTCTGGGCCTGCAAGAACTACGACGGCGACGTGCAGTCCGACACCGTCGCGCAGGGCTTCGGCTCGCTCGGCCTGATGACCTCCGTGCTGACCACCCCGGACGGCTCGGTCGTCGAGGCGGAGGCCGCGCACGGCACGGTGACCCGCCACTACCGCCAGTACCAGCAGGGCAAGCCGACCTCCACCAACCCGATCGCCTCGATCTTCGCCTGGACGCGCGGTCTCGCGCACCGCGGCAAGCTCGACGGCAACCAGGACCTCATCGACTTCACCCACACCCTCGAGGACGTCGTGGTGAAGACGGTCGAGGAGGGCAAGATGACCAAGGACCTCGCCCTCCTGGTCGGCCCGGAGCAGAAGTTCCTGACCACCGAGGAGTTCCTCGACGCGATCAGCGAGAACCTCAAGACGCGCCTGGCCTGA
- a CDS encoding DUF1254 domain-containing protein, with protein sequence MIALSPDEVAARAAEAYTYFYPLVTMDVTRSVFTRPGDSASIGRGPTNTLAHARAFPDAGFRAVVAPNFDTLYSSAWLDLSGGPILLEVPDSAGRYYLLPLLDMWTNAFAVPGKRTTGTAAGRFLIAPPGWDGEAPEGARRIDAPTPHVWLIGRVQTNGPADYASVRQFQDGLRLSGLDGEAPSTALPESLAPEGLDLTGEPLAIVNGLSAADYFGYAARLLAVHAPQATDFSVLARLEALGIVRGADFDASAFDDDQLAALERGAQDARQRHDRAIATMARITNGWAMNTDSMGVYGDFYLKRAAVAVVGLGANQPEDAVYPLAVADAAGRPIVGERDYVQHFEPGLLPPVDAFWSVTMYDHDSFQAPNPLDRFALGDRDLLHYGDDGSLDLYYGPTDPGGARTANWLPAPAGPLRIIMRLYSPRPEALDGRWNPPPIAERG encoded by the coding sequence GTGATCGCACTGAGCCCGGACGAGGTCGCCGCACGCGCGGCCGAGGCGTACACGTACTTCTATCCGCTGGTGACGATGGACGTGACGCGGAGCGTCTTCACGCGGCCGGGCGACTCCGCCTCCATCGGCCGCGGCCCTACCAACACCCTCGCGCACGCGCGGGCCTTCCCCGACGCCGGCTTCCGCGCCGTCGTCGCGCCGAACTTCGACACGCTCTACTCGTCGGCGTGGCTCGACCTCTCCGGCGGCCCGATCCTCCTCGAGGTGCCGGACAGCGCAGGCCGCTACTACCTGCTCCCGCTCCTGGACATGTGGACGAACGCGTTCGCTGTGCCGGGCAAGCGCACGACGGGGACCGCGGCCGGCCGGTTCCTGATCGCACCGCCCGGGTGGGACGGGGAGGCGCCGGAGGGTGCGCGGCGGATCGACGCGCCGACCCCGCACGTCTGGCTGATCGGCCGGGTGCAGACCAATGGCCCGGCGGATTACGCGTCGGTCCGCCAGTTCCAGGACGGACTCCGGCTCAGCGGGCTGGACGGCGAGGCGCCGTCGACGGCGCTGCCGGAGTCGCTGGCCCCGGAGGGTCTCGATCTGACCGGCGAGCCGCTCGCGATCGTCAACGGGCTGAGCGCCGCGGACTACTTCGGGTACGCCGCCCGGCTGCTCGCTGTGCATGCACCGCAGGCGACGGACTTCAGCGTCCTGGCCCGGCTGGAGGCGCTGGGGATCGTCCGCGGCGCGGACTTCGACGCGAGCGCGTTCGACGACGACCAGCTCGCCGCCCTGGAGCGCGGCGCGCAGGACGCCAGGCAGCGGCACGACCGCGCCATCGCCACCATGGCGCGCATCACCAACGGCTGGGCGATGAACACCGACAGCATGGGCGTCTACGGCGACTTCTACCTCAAGCGCGCCGCGGTCGCGGTGGTCGGTCTCGGCGCCAACCAGCCGGAGGACGCGGTCTATCCGCTCGCCGTCGCCGACGCCGCCGGCCGGCCGATCGTGGGGGAGCGGGACTACGTGCAGCACTTCGAGCCCGGCCTGCTCCCACCGGTCGACGCGTTCTGGTCGGTGACGATGTACGACCACGACAGCTTCCAGGCGCCCAACCCGCTCGACCGCTTCGCGCTCGGCGACCGGGACCTCCTGCACTACGGCGACGACGGGTCGCTCGACCTCTACTACGGCCCGACGGATCCGGGCGGCGCCCGGACGGCGAACTGGCTCCCGGCCCCGGCCGGGCCGCTGCGGATCATCATGCGGCTGTACTCCCCGCGGCCCGAGGCGCTCGACGGGAGGTGGAACCCGCCGCCGATCGCCGAACGCGGCTGA
- a CDS encoding glucose 1-dehydrogenase, which yields MNTPSPAPARTPFALTGSRALVTAASRGLGREIALELAGQGADVVLGVRDPEESAGLVEELSSFGVTARAIRMDVLDLAGCRAAIDAVGSELGPIDILVNNAGGGVDAPALEVTEDDFDHVWRLNTRSTFFLSQHVAKSMLANGGGAIVNVASQAGLIALPGEASYCAAKAAVVHLTRCLAVEWGQYGIRVNAVAPTFIETDGTAKALSDDAFRADTIERIAALHRIGVPAEVSGAVAFLASPAASLITGQTLAIDGGWTAR from the coding sequence GTGAACACCCCATCCCCCGCCCCCGCCCGGACCCCGTTCGCCCTCACCGGCTCCCGCGCGCTCGTGACCGCCGCCAGCCGCGGTCTCGGCCGGGAGATCGCCCTCGAGCTCGCCGGCCAGGGCGCCGACGTCGTTTTGGGCGTGCGCGACCCCGAGGAATCGGCCGGGCTGGTCGAGGAGCTGTCCTCGTTCGGCGTCACGGCACGGGCCATCCGGATGGACGTGCTCGACCTCGCCGGCTGCCGCGCCGCCATCGACGCGGTCGGCTCCGAGCTCGGCCCGATCGACATCCTGGTGAACAACGCCGGCGGCGGCGTCGACGCGCCCGCCCTGGAGGTGACCGAGGACGACTTCGACCATGTCTGGCGGCTCAACACCCGCTCGACGTTCTTCCTGTCGCAGCACGTCGCGAAGAGCATGTTGGCGAACGGGGGCGGCGCGATCGTCAACGTGGCCTCCCAGGCCGGGCTGATCGCGCTGCCCGGCGAGGCGTCCTACTGCGCCGCGAAGGCGGCCGTCGTGCACCTCACCCGCTGCCTGGCCGTGGAGTGGGGACAGTACGGCATCCGCGTCAACGCGGTCGCGCCGACCTTCATCGAGACGGACGGCACGGCGAAGGCCCTGTCGGACGACGCCTTCCGCGCCGACACGATCGAGCGCATCGCGGCCCTGCACCGGATCGGCGTGCCGGCGGAGGTCTCCGGGGCCGTGGCGTTCCTGGCCTCGCCCGCGGCCTCCCTGATCACCGGGCAGACGCTGGCGATCGACGGCGGCTGGACCGCGCGCTGA
- a CDS encoding ROK family transcriptional regulator translates to MTTTDVLGSAGGLGPGRALRPRSKVLPEHARSHNRSLVLQTLYRSGERSRADLARETGLTRVTVSDLVAELLAEGLVVELGQREAARPGKPAVLLDINRTAHQIVGVDLSDHDRFRGAVMDLDGALLASAEVPLEDGDGEPATGEAAVAKVRALVRQLVDAATAPILGIGVGSPGVVDLTGTVLTAPNLGWSDVRLQDDLHALTGLPVVVANDANAAVLAEHSYGGATGDMMLIRVGHGIGAGLIIAGALVYGSHFAAGEIGQVMVGTDLGLDATYSRDQVLEHWLSVPQLRRGLRDAEAAQTDPTPILREAGQRLGIALAPVVGALNLSELVLSGPTDLLDGPLAEATIHTLRNRTMAENHADLAVRMTTQGQDIVLRGAAVLVLSGQLGVS, encoded by the coding sequence ATGACCACAACGGACGTGCTCGGCAGCGCAGGGGGCCTCGGCCCCGGCAGGGCGCTGCGCCCGCGTTCCAAGGTGCTCCCCGAGCACGCGCGCAGCCACAACCGCTCGCTCGTGCTGCAGACCCTCTACCGGTCGGGGGAGCGCAGCAGGGCCGACCTGGCCAGGGAGACCGGCCTGACCCGCGTCACCGTCTCCGACCTCGTCGCGGAGCTCCTCGCGGAGGGCCTCGTGGTGGAGCTCGGCCAGCGGGAGGCCGCACGGCCGGGCAAGCCCGCCGTCCTCCTCGACATCAACCGCACGGCCCACCAGATCGTCGGCGTCGACCTCAGCGACCACGACCGCTTCCGCGGCGCGGTCATGGACCTCGACGGCGCGCTGCTCGCCTCGGCCGAGGTCCCGCTCGAGGACGGCGACGGCGAGCCGGCGACCGGCGAGGCCGCCGTCGCCAAGGTCAGGGCGCTCGTCCGGCAGCTGGTCGACGCGGCCACCGCTCCGATCCTCGGGATCGGCGTCGGCTCGCCCGGCGTGGTCGACCTGACCGGCACCGTGCTCACCGCGCCGAACCTCGGCTGGAGCGACGTGCGGCTGCAGGACGACCTCCACGCGCTCACCGGCCTGCCGGTCGTCGTCGCCAACGACGCCAACGCCGCCGTGCTCGCCGAGCACAGCTACGGCGGAGCGACGGGCGACATGATGCTCATCCGGGTCGGGCACGGCATCGGCGCCGGCCTCATCATCGCGGGCGCGCTCGTCTACGGCAGCCACTTCGCCGCGGGCGAGATCGGCCAGGTGATGGTCGGCACCGACCTCGGCCTCGACGCCACGTACAGCCGCGACCAGGTGCTGGAGCACTGGCTCAGCGTCCCACAGCTGCGTCGCGGCCTCCGGGACGCGGAGGCGGCGCAGACCGACCCCACGCCCATCCTCCGCGAGGCCGGGCAGCGGCTCGGCATCGCGCTCGCGCCGGTCGTCGGCGCGCTCAACCTGTCGGAGCTCGTCCTGAGCGGCCCGACCGATCTGCTCGATGGCCCCCTCGCCGAGGCGACCATCCACACGCTCCGGAACCGGACGATGGCGGAGAACCACGCCGACCTCGCGGTCCGGATGACCACGCAGGGGCAGGACATCGTCCTGCGCGGCGCGGCCGTACTCGTCCTCTCCGGACAACTCGGGGTCTCGTAA
- a CDS encoding extracellular solute-binding protein — protein MKRKLVGLAAVATASALVLAGCASGGAQAPSTDGKGKTVTLWLVGSDTPDALRNYLKTEFNKETGATLKIEQQDWGDIVTKLTTSLPDANNTPDVTEMGNTQSPTFTNVGAFLDISDMYKDLGGDKLLPSFVEAGKVDGKNYTLPYYFGSRYMFYRKDVYSAAGATVPTTLDQFNSTVADITAKNPKGIPNFSGFFLGGQDWRDGISWIFANGGDIAKKEGSKWVATLDQPGALKGLQQLQDIYKNASKAPNDAKDSNQYIYLNDTDQTVDANGNKTGDTSLAAATIMAPGWAHWSIGDLSTKDGKAVRTWNDNTFGTYVLPGNDGKPAPVFAGGSNIGISAKSKNPGLSKTLLKIIFSKQYQEMLGKNGLGPANSDYMSSLGDDQFAKALIESASNSKLTPAAPGWASVEAANVMEEFFSKIRDSSDLKGLAQQYDTKINALLNVKNG, from the coding sequence ATGAAGAGAAAGCTCGTCGGCCTCGCCGCTGTGGCTACGGCTTCCGCTCTCGTGCTCGCCGGATGCGCCTCTGGCGGAGCCCAGGCTCCGAGCACCGATGGGAAGGGCAAGACGGTCACCCTGTGGCTCGTCGGCTCCGACACCCCTGACGCGCTGCGCAACTACCTGAAGACCGAGTTCAACAAGGAGACCGGCGCCACGCTCAAGATCGAGCAGCAGGACTGGGGAGACATCGTCACCAAGCTCACCACGTCGCTGCCGGACGCGAACAACACGCCGGACGTGACGGAGATGGGCAACACCCAGTCGCCGACCTTCACCAACGTGGGCGCCTTCCTCGACATCTCCGACATGTACAAGGACCTCGGCGGCGACAAGCTGCTCCCGTCCTTCGTCGAGGCGGGCAAGGTCGACGGCAAGAACTACACGCTGCCGTACTACTTCGGCTCGCGCTACATGTTCTACCGCAAGGACGTCTACAGCGCGGCAGGCGCCACGGTGCCGACCACGCTCGACCAGTTCAACAGCACCGTCGCCGACATCACGGCGAAGAACCCGAAGGGGATCCCGAACTTCTCCGGCTTCTTCCTCGGCGGTCAGGACTGGCGCGACGGCATCTCCTGGATCTTCGCGAACGGCGGTGACATCGCCAAGAAGGAAGGCTCCAAGTGGGTCGCCACGCTGGACCAGCCCGGCGCGCTGAAGGGCCTCCAGCAGCTGCAGGACATCTACAAGAACGCGTCCAAGGCCCCGAACGACGCCAAGGACTCGAACCAGTACATCTACCTGAACGACACCGACCAGACGGTGGACGCCAACGGCAACAAGACCGGTGACACCTCGCTGGCCGCCGCTACCATCATGGCTCCGGGCTGGGCGCACTGGTCGATCGGCGACCTGTCCACCAAGGACGGCAAGGCCGTCCGCACCTGGAACGACAACACCTTCGGCACCTACGTGCTGCCGGGCAACGACGGCAAGCCGGCTCCGGTCTTCGCCGGCGGCTCCAACATCGGCATCTCGGCCAAGTCCAAGAACCCGGGCCTGTCCAAGACGCTGCTGAAGATCATCTTCAGCAAGCAGTACCAGGAGATGCTCGGCAAGAACGGCCTGGGCCCGGCGAACTCGGACTACATGTCCTCGCTCGGCGACGACCAGTTCGCGAAGGCGCTGATCGAGTCGGCCTCCAACTCCAAGCTGACCCCGGCCGCGCCGGGCTGGGCTTCGGTCGAGGCGGCCAACGTGATGGAGGAGTTCTTCTCCAAGATCCGCGACTCGTCCGACCTGAAGGGCCTCGCCCAGCAGTACGACACCAAGATCAACGCCCTTCTCAACGTGAAGAACGGCTGA
- a CDS encoding ABC transporter permease subunit, whose product MTTTSRPVTRTPSASAPAPSAPRKRRGRLTPYALLLPAILILLLALGYPIVWQLITSMQHFGLAQQFGQPAPFVWFDNYVTLFSDSYMWVVVGRSIVFCLTTAAVTVVIGVGLALLMSGVSRFPRIFLQITLLLAWAMPVVAAMTVWNWLFDWRRGVINNVLTSWGLDFQNHNWLQNPLSFFFVAGVIVTWMSVPFVAFSVYAGLTQVSTEVLEAAQMDGAKGFQRLRYIILPMIRPVLGIVLLLQIIWDLRVFTQIKLLQDKGSIASETNLLGTYIYQLGVGSSDFAMASAVSVFVLILTIALSWFYVRHLLKEDQS is encoded by the coding sequence GTGACCACCACCAGCCGACCCGTCACCCGGACGCCGAGCGCGAGCGCACCAGCCCCCAGCGCACCGCGAAAGCGCAGGGGACGGCTCACGCCCTACGCCCTGCTGCTGCCGGCCATCCTCATCCTGCTGCTCGCGCTCGGCTATCCGATCGTCTGGCAGCTCATCACCTCGATGCAGCACTTCGGCCTCGCCCAGCAGTTCGGCCAGCCCGCGCCGTTCGTCTGGTTCGACAACTACGTCACGCTGTTCTCCGACTCCTACATGTGGGTCGTGGTCGGCCGCTCCATCGTCTTCTGCCTCACGACCGCGGCCGTCACCGTCGTGATCGGCGTCGGCCTCGCCCTGCTGATGTCGGGCGTCTCGCGCTTCCCGCGGATCTTCCTCCAGATCACGCTCCTCCTGGCCTGGGCCATGCCCGTCGTCGCCGCCATGACCGTCTGGAACTGGCTGTTCGACTGGCGCCGCGGCGTGATCAACAACGTCCTCACCTCCTGGGGCCTGGACTTCCAGAACCACAACTGGCTGCAGAACCCGCTCTCGTTCTTCTTCGTCGCCGGCGTGATCGTCACCTGGATGAGCGTCCCGTTCGTCGCGTTCTCCGTCTACGCCGGGCTCACCCAGGTCTCCACCGAGGTGCTGGAGGCCGCCCAGATGGACGGCGCGAAGGGCTTCCAGCGGCTGCGGTACATCATCCTGCCGATGATCCGGCCCGTGCTCGGGATCGTGCTGCTCCTGCAGATCATCTGGGACCTGCGGGTGTTCACCCAGATCAAGCTGCTGCAGGACAAGGGCTCCATCGCCAGCGAGACCAACCTGCTCGGCACCTACATCTACCAGCTCGGCGTCGGGTCGAGCGACTTCGCGATGGCCAGCGCCGTCTCGGTGTTCGTCCTCATCCTGACCATCGCGCTCAGCTGGTTCTACGTCCGTCACCTGCTCAAGGAGGACCAGTCATGA
- a CDS encoding carbohydrate ABC transporter permease: MTAVANGTAGTATDVRDRKLKQKVRPGRILLGVLAVVLGLIWVFPVYWMLNSSLLPNVVLQSSTPTWLPFGGSFDNFTAVINGGTFFPALGMSVVVAIVTVVFCLAFAFLAALAISRFKFRGRTSFVLAVLLIQMLPAEGLFIAQYKLMGSLGLLNTVVGVSIIYIAAVVPFTIWMLRGFVAGIPADLEEAAMVDGLSRTQAFLRITFPLLAPGLIASGVYAFLQAWNEFTVALVILQENSSQTLPLWLRGFIQQSASRATDWGQVMAASTLVAVPVIIFFLIVQGRMTSGLVSGAVKG, encoded by the coding sequence ATGACCGCCGTCGCCAACGGGACCGCCGGCACCGCGACCGACGTCCGCGACCGCAAGCTGAAGCAGAAGGTCCGCCCCGGCCGCATCCTCCTCGGCGTCCTCGCCGTGGTGCTCGGGCTGATCTGGGTCTTCCCGGTCTACTGGATGCTCAACTCGTCCCTGCTGCCGAACGTGGTGCTGCAGAGCTCGACCCCGACCTGGCTGCCGTTCGGCGGCTCGTTCGACAACTTCACGGCCGTCATCAACGGCGGGACGTTCTTCCCGGCGCTCGGGATGAGCGTGGTCGTCGCGATCGTGACCGTCGTGTTCTGCCTGGCGTTCGCGTTCCTCGCGGCGCTCGCCATCAGCCGGTTCAAGTTCCGCGGCCGCACGTCGTTCGTGCTCGCCGTGCTGCTCATCCAGATGCTGCCGGCCGAGGGCCTGTTCATCGCGCAGTACAAGCTGATGGGCTCGCTCGGCCTGCTCAACACCGTGGTCGGCGTCAGCATCATCTACATCGCGGCGGTCGTGCCGTTCACGATCTGGATGCTGCGCGGCTTCGTCGCCGGCATCCCCGCCGATCTCGAGGAGGCGGCGATGGTGGACGGCCTGAGCCGCACGCAGGCGTTCCTGCGGATCACCTTCCCGCTGCTCGCTCCGGGCCTCATCGCCTCGGGCGTCTACGCGTTCCTGCAGGCCTGGAACGAGTTCACCGTCGCGCTGGTGATCCTCCAGGAGAACAGCAGCCAGACGCTCCCGCTGTGGCTGCGCGGCTTCATCCAGCAGTCCGCCTCGCGCGCGACGGACTGGGGTCAGGTGATGGCGGCCTCCACGCTCGTGGCCGTGCCGGTCATCATCTTCTTCCTCATCGTCCAGGGCCGCATGACCAGCGGGCTGGTCAGCGGGGCGGTCAAGGGGTGA
- the nagZ gene encoding beta-N-acetylhexosaminidase, protein MSVTQPSATDTALRRSIAATLLPGFVGTTLPAWLEERLRNGLGGVCVFGQNVESVAQLRELTDAIYAANPDAIVAIDEEGGDVTRLYYETGSPFPGNAVLGRLGDDDYTESVARRVGEELHAAGVNLDFAPDVDINSNADNPVIGVRSFGSLPAVVAEQGAAWTRGLQSAGVAVCAKHFPGHGDTAADSHLELPVVDLTLEELRERELEPFRAVIAAGARTVMTSHILLPHLDADLPATFSRTIVEGLLRGELGFGGVVVTDALDMHGASGERGIPEAAVLALAAGCDLLCIGTENTDAQLAQIEDAVVAAVAEGRVAVSRIEEAAGRVLALAAAVRADASAHDAAPERADRSEPSDRSEPSGAGDLRPADVRRALEAFDISAHARDWLRAHHGRYSVVRVDTVANIAIGEAPWGPFAEVAAGEDTPSAFAANPLVVFTEGDHPDLVLAAQSPVLVVGKDNHRHAFARAAIDRLRAERDSVLVVDMGWPSDDRRYADIATFGASRLVGRALIELLDGEPAADGLGAGRTP, encoded by the coding sequence ATGTCGGTCACTCAGCCCAGCGCGACCGACACCGCCCTCCGCCGCAGCATCGCAGCGACCCTCCTCCCCGGGTTCGTGGGGACCACGCTGCCCGCGTGGCTGGAGGAGCGGCTGCGCAACGGCCTCGGCGGGGTGTGCGTGTTCGGCCAGAACGTGGAGTCCGTCGCGCAGCTGCGCGAGCTCACGGACGCGATCTACGCCGCCAACCCGGACGCGATCGTCGCGATCGACGAGGAGGGCGGCGACGTCACCCGGCTCTACTACGAGACCGGGTCGCCGTTCCCCGGCAACGCCGTGCTCGGCCGCCTCGGCGACGACGACTACACCGAGAGCGTCGCGCGCCGGGTCGGCGAGGAGCTGCACGCGGCCGGCGTGAACCTCGACTTCGCGCCCGACGTCGACATCAACTCCAACGCGGACAACCCGGTGATCGGGGTGCGCAGCTTCGGGTCGCTGCCGGCCGTCGTGGCCGAGCAGGGCGCCGCCTGGACGCGCGGCCTCCAGTCCGCCGGCGTCGCCGTCTGCGCGAAGCACTTCCCCGGGCACGGCGACACGGCCGCGGACTCGCACCTCGAGCTCCCCGTCGTCGACCTGACCCTGGAGGAGCTGCGCGAGCGCGAGCTCGAGCCGTTCCGCGCGGTCATCGCCGCGGGCGCCCGCACGGTGATGACCTCGCACATCCTCCTGCCGCACCTCGACGCCGACCTCCCCGCGACCTTCAGCCGCACGATCGTGGAGGGACTGCTGCGCGGCGAGCTCGGCTTCGGCGGCGTCGTCGTCACCGACGCGCTCGACATGCACGGCGCGAGCGGGGAGCGCGGCATCCCGGAGGCGGCGGTGCTGGCGCTCGCCGCGGGCTGCGACCTGCTCTGCATCGGCACCGAGAACACCGACGCGCAGCTCGCGCAGATCGAGGACGCCGTCGTCGCCGCGGTCGCGGAGGGGCGGGTCGCCGTCTCCCGGATCGAGGAGGCCGCCGGCCGCGTGCTCGCGCTGGCCGCGGCCGTCCGGGCCGACGCGTCGGCGCACGACGCTGCGCCGGAGCGTGCCGACCGGTCCGAGCCGTCCGACCGGTCCGAGCCGTCCGGCGCGGGCGACCTGCGCCCGGCGGACGTGCGCCGCGCGCTGGAGGCCTTCGACATCTCCGCGCACGCGCGGGACTGGCTGCGCGCCCACCACGGCCGGTACTCGGTCGTGCGGGTGGACACGGTCGCGAACATCGCGATCGGCGAGGCCCCGTGGGGTCCGTTCGCCGAGGTGGCGGCCGGGGAGGACACCCCGTCGGCCTTCGCCGCCAACCCGCTGGTCGTGTTCACCGAGGGGGACCACCCCGACCTGGTGCTCGCCGCGCAGTCCCCGGTGCTCGTCGTCGGCAAGGACAACCACCGGCACGCCTTCGCTCGCGCCGCCATCGACCGGCTGCGCGCCGAGCGCGACAGCGTCCTCGTGGTCGACATGGGCTGGCCCAGCGACGACCGCCGGTACGCGGACATCGCCACGTTCGGCGCCTCGCGCCTGGTCGGCCGCGCGCTGATCGAGCTGCTCGACGGCGAGCCGGCGGCGGACGGCCTCGGAGCGGGGCGCACCCCGTGA
- a CDS encoding ROK family protein, whose amino-acid sequence MRLGIDIGGTKTDAVAVDEVGGLAQRVRLVTGFGHAAVVETAVTAVARIGELTGLPAGGFSSIGIGIPGMVDSASGQVAHAVNLGVERLALGGELAGRLGVGVRIENDVKAAALGAFHVLGLGGTMAYLNLGTGMAAGIVVDGRLWRGATGIAGEIGHLPVDPAGALCGCGQRGCLETVASGSGIARQWRTDDPLPARALFAAAADGDREARAITARLAEGIAAAVRVLVLTVDVDTVVIGGGLSHLGDRLLCEVHEVLDGWAATSPFLASVALSRRVRLVPEGTPVAALGAALVGGADG is encoded by the coding sequence GTGAGGCTCGGCATCGACATCGGCGGCACCAAGACCGACGCCGTCGCGGTCGACGAGGTGGGCGGTCTCGCGCAGCGTGTCCGCCTGGTGACCGGCTTCGGCCACGCCGCGGTCGTGGAGACAGCGGTCACCGCCGTCGCCCGGATCGGCGAGCTGACCGGCCTCCCGGCCGGCGGCTTCTCCTCCATCGGCATCGGCATCCCCGGCATGGTGGACAGCGCGTCCGGACAGGTGGCGCACGCGGTCAACCTGGGCGTCGAGCGCCTCGCGCTCGGCGGCGAGCTCGCCGGCCGGCTCGGCGTCGGCGTGCGCATCGAGAACGACGTGAAGGCCGCAGCGCTCGGCGCCTTCCACGTCCTCGGCCTCGGCGGCACGATGGCGTACCTGAACCTCGGCACCGGGATGGCCGCCGGAATCGTCGTGGACGGCCGGCTCTGGCGCGGGGCGACGGGCATCGCGGGCGAGATCGGGCACCTCCCGGTCGACCCGGCGGGCGCGCTCTGCGGCTGCGGGCAGCGCGGCTGCCTGGAGACCGTGGCCAGCGGCTCGGGCATCGCGCGGCAGTGGCGCACCGACGACCCGCTCCCCGCCCGCGCGCTCTTCGCCGCGGCGGCGGACGGCGACCGCGAGGCGAGGGCGATCACGGCTAGGCTTGCGGAAGGCATCGCCGCAGCGGTGCGGGTCCTCGTGCTGACCGTCGACGTCGACACCGTGGTGATCGGCGGCGGCCTGAGTCATCTCGGGGACCGGCTGCTCTGCGAAGTCCACGAGGTGCTCGACGGATGGGCGGCGACGTCCCCCTTCCTCGCTTCGGTCGCGCTGTCCCGGCGGGTGCGCCTCGTCCCGGAAGGTACACCCGTTGCCGCGCTCGGAGCGGCGCTCGTAGGAGGAGCAGATGGCTGA